A DNA window from Carassius gibelio isolate Cgi1373 ecotype wild population from Czech Republic chromosome A6, carGib1.2-hapl.c, whole genome shotgun sequence contains the following coding sequences:
- the LOC128015963 gene encoding uncharacterized protein LOC128015963, protein MSLKDTPCRSSSRERKLTEKGQEMHEQDTRKREKAFNKSYDTWKLVARETRTKLKTLCSSEDLIKLQQDIQAKHDGVAQQYEPILRNSNTTPEIVKKMDACVTLTKDILDLISNRLETVNQEYNDQLEKERVREILNKDEYGSVFGHTKTETVSSAKSPERLSNHSSSASTHSSRVDAQAEFAAKLEQSKAIKEIQAQQAHLHKLEGEWKLREAKMLVEMKQKEWEMQQQLEQERSKLQQLQAAKDVAIAAARVRAYDNFEGFENHDEEINDQTNSACYRNQNEPRLNPDAASFQPHQTAPEVTVTQESVSLAQAIASSLSMNRLPVPEPTTFRGDPLQFTDWKMSFIALIDRKPLPPSEKMFYLKNYLAGEARKAVEGFFYRDSESAYNGAWKVLQDRYGNPFIIQKAFRDKLMRWPKINTNDPLALQEFADFLQGCTEAMPHVKGLAILNDCEENHKLLRKLPEWIVRKWSRVVVEELDTSGSYPDLACFTNFLSKEARIACNPIASPLLMNFRATNERSPKRAKALNTNTQTKSFAQEKQETNGSKPKSPCFMCKSEDHNITKCPTFAAKSIEDKKAFICENRLCFGCLRKGHMTKDCKRRHTCNICNRRHPSCLHDDRKQRPVEATANSSTSTENHASLETHNVVSHASTQRSSATSSIVPVLVSSIQEPHREVLTYAILDTQSDSTFVLEDVLDKLNVDAQPVKLKLSTMTAIDTIISSKNVRGLQVRGLHSKDHIQLQQAYSRDFIPVDKSYVPTNETALLWPHLRHLADKLPPLLDCDVGLLIGYDCPAALTPLEVIIGDKDQPFAQRSILGWSIIGSSNPHLDRQGSQSFVHRLTVKELPIPSTTDVLKALESDFTERTYEDKYVSQNDVHFIQFLSDNITQKKDGHYEMPLPFKGNSPPNLPNNKRLATVRLQCLKKKLKTNKKYYDQYKTFMEETISKGDAEPAPTTFAGETEWYLPHHGIYHPRKPDKLRVVFDCSAKFHGVSLNDTLLTGPDLINPLVGVLCRFRKEAVAIICDIERMFYQFSVTPESRNYLKFLWWGGGDLEKEPQEYRMAVHLFGAASSPGCANFGLKHLARQHKATYPLASTFIEKNFYVDDGLVSVPSVEEAKKLITESQELCKRGGLRLHKFNSNEEAALACLDPSERAATIEPLGLDPTPSERALGIQWSIKTDTFSFNSSLKDQPSTRRGCLSVIASLYDPLGFIAPFSLTGKRILQELCHRGIGWDDPLPEDMRPRWEEWINGLQRLKEVSIPRCYHPYDFHNIVRVELHHFSDASCVGYGACSYLRFKNDKDKVHCSLVLAKARVAPSKVTSIPRLELAAAVVSTKVSVMLKGELDIKIDEEVFWTDSKVVLGYINNDARRFHIFVANRVQMIRDNSDPSQWHYVDTAENPADHASRGLSASDLHSTNWLRGPKFLWESNLLLSPSAPSELLVGDPEVKTIQVFATEVKNYNDILSRLCQFSSWTKILKVVARIKRLGSKQRQHSEYVTVKEIEKAADEVIKIVQQQAFPQEIKMLQGKKDLPNSSSLFRLDPIWSEGLLCVGGRLNQSSLCHKVKHPVILPNSSHITKLIVSHFHAKTCHQGRGQTLMELRANGFWVIGGSKLVAKVIHTCVFCRKLRRPTERQRMAELPTERVEASAPFTYCGMDCFGPFIVKKARKEYKRYGVIFTCMYCRAVHIEMLEDLSTDSFINSLRCFISLRGAVQQLRCDQGSNFVGARNELKEALKQCDIKLLEIFLTEKQCEFVFNAPSDSPAGGVWERQIRTVRNVLNAAFAQCPGRLDDASLRTLLYETMAIVNSRPLTVDGINDPQALEPITPNHLIMMKSKVALPPPGVFVKEDLYASKRWRRVQYLIEQFWSRWKKEYLLNISLRQKWHSPQRNLKVDDIVIIKDDNLPRNQWQLGRVIETVQSSDGLVRRVKVQVGERKPHKKQDPPSKPSVIERPIKKLVLLLEN, encoded by the coding sequence ATGTCACTTAAAGATACACCTTGCAGGTCCAGCTCACGAGAAAGAAAGCTAACAGAGAAAGGCCAAGAGATGCATGAACAAGACACCAGAAAACGTGAGAAAGCATTTAACAAGTCCTATGACACTTGGAAGCTGGTAGCTAGGGAGACTAGGACAAAATTAAAAACCCTCTGTTCATCAGAAGACCTTATTAAATTACAGCAAGACATTCAAGCAAAGCATGATGGTGTAGCCCAGCAGTATGAACCTATACTTCGTAACAGTAACACCACACCAGAGATTGTAAAGAAGATGGATGCCTGTGTTACGCTAACAAAAGACATTCTTGACCTTATTAGTAACCGTCTAGAGACTGTTAATCAAGAATATAATGATCAACTTGAGAAGGAAAGGGTAAGAGAAATCTTAAACAAAGATGAATATGGGTCTGTCTTTGGCCACACTAAAACTGAAACGGTAAGCTCAGCAAAGTCACCGGAGAGATTGAGCAACCACTCCAGCTCAGCCAGTACTCACAGCAGTAGAGTAGATGCACAAGCAGAGTTTGCGGCTAAGCTGGAACAATCAAAAGCCATAAAAGAAATCCAAGCTCAGCAAGCACATCTTCACAAGTTAGAAGGTGAATGGAAACTTAGAGAAGCAAAAATGTTAGTAGAAATGAAGCAAAAAGAGTGGGAAATGCAACAACAGTTGGAACAAGAGAGATCCAAATTGCAGCAGTTACAAGCAGCAAAAGACGTTGCCATAGCAGCAGCTCGTGTGAGAGCATATGACAATTTTGAAGGGTTTGAGAACCATGATGAGGAGATTAATGACCAAACTAACTCTGCTTGCTACAGAAATCAAAATGAACCTCGATTAAATCCTGATGCTGCATCATTCCAACCTCACCAAACTGCTCCTGAGGTGACAGTGACCCAGGAGTCTGTCAGTCTAGCCCAGGCAATCGCCAGCTCATTAAGCATGAACCGCTTGCCGGTCCCTGAACCAACCACGTTCCGTGGTGACCCTCTACAGTTTACAGATTGGAAGATGTCATTCATAGCTCTTATTGACAGGAAACCCCTCCCACCAAGTGAGAAGATGTTTTATCTAAAAAATTATCTTGCTGGAGAGGCGCGTAAAGCAGTAGAAGGTTTCTTTTATCGAGATTCAGAAAGTGCATACAATGGAGCATGGAAAGTCTTACAAGACAGATATGGGAACCCGTTCATCATACAAAAAGCTTTCCGAGATAAGCTCATGAGATGGCCAAAGATCAACACAAATGATCCACTAGCGCTACAAGAGTTTGCTGACTTCCTCCAAGGCTGCACTGAGGCAATGCCTCACGTCAAAGGACTAGCTATCCTTAACGATTGTGAGGAAAACCACAAGTTGCTCAGAAAACTACCAGAATGGATCGTGCGCAAGTGGAGTCGAGTTGTTGTGGAGGAACTTGACACATCCGGAAGCTATCCAGATCTTGCATGCTTCACAAATTTCCTGAGCAAAGAGGCACGGATAGCCTGCAACCCTATTGCTTCTCCATTGTTGATGAACTTCAGGGCCACAAATGAAAGATCACCAAAGAGAGCCAAAGCTCtcaacacaaatacacaaacaaagaGTTTCGCTCAGGAGAAACAAGAAACAAATGGCAGTAAACCAAAATCACCTTGCTTCATGTGTAAAAGTGAAGATCATAACATCACCAAGTGTCCCACCTTCGCAGCAAAGAGTATTGAAGATAAAAAGGCATTCATCTGTGAAAATCGGCTCTGCTTTGGGTGCTTGAGGAAGGGTCACATGACAAAAGATTGTAAGAGACGACACACATGCAACATATGCAACCGTCGTCACCCATCCTGCTTGCACGATGACAGGAAACAAAGACCTGTGGAAGCAACAGCGAATAGTTCCACTTCCACAGAAAACCATGCAAGCTTGGAAACTCACAATGTCGTATCCCATGCATCAACGCAACGTTCTTCAGCTACCTCAAGTATCGTCCCAGTCCTTGTGTCTTCAATACAAGAGCCACACAGAGAAGTACTTACGTACGCAATACTGGACACACAGAGTGACTCAACGTTTGTCTTAGAAGATGTACTTGACAAACTGAATGTTGATGCCCAAccagtaaaattaaaattgagTACTATGACGGCTATTGACACAATCATATCTAGCAAGAACGTCCGTGGTCTACAAGTTCGAGGACTGCACTCTAAGGACCACATTCAATTACAGCAGGCCTACAGCCGTGATTTTATACCAGTGGACAAGTCTTACGTTCCAACAAATGAAACAGCCTTACTCTGGCCTCATCTCAGACATTTGGCAGATAAGCTACCACCCCTTCTAGACTGTGATGTAGGGCTCCTGATAGGATATGACTGTCCAGCAGCATTAACTCCTCTTGAGGTTATCATTGGAGACAAAGATCAACCGTTTGCACAGAGATCAATACTAGGATGGAGTATCATAGGCTCATCAAATCCTCACCTAGACAGACAAGGAAGTCAGAGCTTTGTGCATCGGCTCACGGTAAAAGAACTGCCAATTCCATCGACAACAGATGTTCTAAAAGCCCTAGAATCAGACTTCACCGAGAGAACATATGAAGATAAATATGTGTCCCAGAACGATGTTCATTTCATACAGTTCCTCAGTGACAACATCACGCAGAAGAAAGATGGACATTATGAGATGCCCCTCCCTTTCAAGGGCAACAGTCCACCCAACCTACCAAACAACAAGAGGCTAGCCACAGTTCGTCTACAGTGTCTTAAGAAGAAGTtaaagaccaataaaaaatattatgatcAATACAAAACATTCATGGAAGAAACAATTAGCAAGGGTGATGCAGAGCCTGCCCCTACAACATTTGCAGGAGAGACTGAGTGGTACCTTCCGCATCATGGCATTTATCACCCCAGAAAACCAGACAAGCTGAGAGTTGTATTCGACTGTTCAGCCAAATTCCATGGTGTTTCTCTAAATGACACTTTACTGACTGGGCCTGATCTTATCAATCCTCTGGTAGGAGTTCTCTGCCGCTTCAGGAAGGAGGCTGTAGCGATCATCTGTGATATCGAAAGAATGTTTTATCAGTTCTCTGTCACTCCTGAATCCCGGAATTATCTGAAATTCCTCTGGTGGGGAGGTGGAGATTTGGAGAAGGAACCACAGGAATACAGGATGGCAGTTCATCTCTTTGGAGCTGCCTCGTCTCCAGGATGTGCCAACTTTGGCTTGAAACATCTGGCACGCCAACACAAAGCTACCTATCCACTAGCATCAACATTCATAGAGAAAAACTTTTATGTTGATGACGGGCTAGTCAGTGTTCCATCGGTCGAGGAAGCCAAGAAACTGATCACTGAGTCACAGGAGTTGTGCAAAAGAGGAGGCCTACGCCTTCATAAATTCAACTCTAATGAGGAAGCAGCCCTCGCCTGCTTAGATCCTTCAGAAAGAGCAGCAACCATTGAACCTCTAGGactggatccaactccatcagaGCGTGCACTCGGCATTCAATGGTCGATTAAAACTGACACTTTTAGTTTTAACAGCAGCTTGAAAGATCAGCCTTCCACCCGGCGTGGTTGCCTTTCTGTCATTGCCTCTCTTTATGATCCACTTGGATTCATTGCTCCATTCAGCCTAACTGGAAAGCGTATACTTCAAGAGCTGTGTCACAGAGGCATCGGATGGGATGATCCACTACCAGAAGATATGAGACCACGGTGGGAGGAGTGGATAAATGGGCTTCAGAGGTTGAAAGAGGTTTCAATTCCGAGATGTTACCACCCATATGACTTCCATAACATTGTCAGAGTAGAGTTGCACCATTTTTCGGATGCCAGCTGCGTGGGATATGGTGCATGTTCTTACCTCAGGTTCAAAAATGACAAGGATAAAGTCCATTGCAGTCTCGTGCTGGCGAAAGCAAGGGTTGCACCCTCAAAGGTCACAAGTATCCCGAGACTAGAACTTGCAGCAGCTGTGGTTTCTACGAAAGTCAGTGTCATGTTAAAAGGTGAACTTGACATAAAGATTGATGAAGAGGTTTTCTGGACCGATTCAAAGGTGGTGCTTGGGTATATTAACAATGATGCCCGTAGGTTCCACATATTTGTTGCGAACCGTGTTCAGATGATAAGGGATAACAGTGATCCCAGTCAGTGGCACTATGTGGACACTGCAGAAAACCCGGCAGATCATGCTTCCCGAGGTCTTAGTGCTTCAGACCTTCATTCAACAAACTGGCTTCGAGGACCGAAGTTTCTCTGGGAGAGTAATTTACTTCTATCACCCAGCGCTCCATCAGAATTACTTGTTGGTGATCCTGAAGTCAAGACAATTCAGGTGTTTGCAACAGAAGTCAAAAACTACAATGACATCCTCAGCCGTCTGTGTCAGTTTTCCTCCTGGACAAAAATTCTTAAGGTGGTGGCAAGAATCAAGAGGCTGGGGTCTAAACAGAGACAACACAGTGAGTATGTGACTGTTAAGGAGATTGAGAAGGCTGCAGATGAAGTGATTAAGATCGTACAGCAGCAAGCTTTCCCCCAAGAGATAAAGATGCTTCAGGGTAAAAAGGACCTTCCAAACTCAAGCTCTCTTTTCCGTCTCGACCCTATCTGGTCTGAAGGACTCCTCTGTGTTGGTGGCAGATTGAACCAGTCATCGCTCTGTCATAAAGTCAAGCACCCAGTCATCCTACCGAATAGCAGCCACATCACTAAGCTAATTGTGTCTCATTTCCACGCTAAGACATGCCATCAGGGTCGAGGCCAGACTCTAATGGAGCTTCGGGCCAATGGATTCTGGGTAATTGGTGGGAGCAAGTTGGTTGCTAAGGTGATACACACTTGTGTGTTTTGCAGGAAACTGCGAAGGCCAACAGAAAGACAACGAATGGCTGAACTTCCCACAGAACGCGTTGAAGCCTCAGCACCTTTCACATACTGCGGCATGGACTGTTTCGGTCCTTTCATTGTAAAGAAAGCCCGCAAAGAATACAAAAGATACGGCGTGATTTTCACATGTATGTACTGTAGAGCTGTTCATATTGAAATGCTCGAAGATTTGTCAACAGACTCATTCATCAACTCATTGAGATGCTTCATCAGCCTGAGAGGAGCTGTTCAACAACTTCGCTGTGACCAAGGCTCTAATTTTGTTGGCGCAAGGAATGAGCTCAAGGAAGCACTTAAACAATGTGACATTAAGCTTCTGGAAATCTTCCTGACAGAGAAGCAGTGCGAATTTGTCTTCAATGCTCCCTCTGACAGTCCTGCAGGTGGTGTCTGGGAACGCCAGATCAGAACTGTTAGAAATGTGCTGAATGCCGCCTTTGCACAGTGCCCAGGTCGACTGGACGACGCTTCCCTCAGAACACTGCTATATGAGACCATGGCTATCGTTAACAGCCGCCCATTAACAGTGGATGGAATCAATGATCCACAGGCACTGGAGCCTATAACACCGAATCATCTCATTATGATGAAATCTAAAGTTGCTCTTCCTCCTCCTGGAGTATTTGTCAAGGAGGACCTGTATGCATCAAAAAGGTGGAGAAGAGTTCAGTATCTCATCGAACAGTTTTGGAGCCGCTGGAAAAAGGAGTATCTGCTGAACATATCCTTGAGACAGAAATGGCACTCACCTCAGCGCAACCTCAAAGTGGATGACATTGTCATTATTAAAGACGACAACCTCCCAAGAAATCAGTGGCAACTTGGACGGGTGATTGAAACTGTTCAAAGTAGTGATGGCTTGGTTCGTCGAGTTAAAGTGCAAGTTGGTGAGCGGAAACCTCATAAAAAACAAGATCCACCCTCCAAGCCCTCAGTTATTGAGAGACCAATCAAAAAATTGGTGCTCCTCCTAGAGAACTGA